The sequence TGAGAAAACTAAAGGAGCGCTGCTGTTAGAAAGACATGAACATGAATTATTACTTGCAGAAGGCACTGGCAATAGTGTCTGcacttgtgttgggtttgtgtggcaaggttttggtagcagggggggctacaggggtggcttctgtgagaagctgctagaagcaaaccctgtgtctgatagagccaatgccagccggctctaagacaggcccgccgctggccaaggctgagccaatcagcgcctctgtgataacatatttaagaaggaaaaaaacagagctttttgcagccagagagaggagtgagaaaatgtaagaaactctgcagacaccaaggtcagtgaagaaggagggggaggagatgctccaggcgccggagcagaggtccccctgcagcccgtggtgaaggccatggtgaagcaggctgtccccctgcagcccatggaggaaggacaagggggtgtagagattccacctgcagcccctggaggaccccacactggagcaggtggaggcacctgaaggaggctgtggcctgtgggaagcccacgctggagcaagctccaggccggaccggtggatCCGTGGAGAGaagagcccacaccagagcaggttttctggcaggacttgtgaccccgtgggggacccacgctggagcagtttgctcctgaaggtctgcaccccatggaagagaccacgctggagcagttcgtgaagcactgtagcccgtgggagagactcacgttggagaagttcatgaaggactgtctcccatgagagggactccatgctggagcaggggaacgttgagaggagtcctccccctgaggatgaagaagcggcagagacaacgcgtgatgaactgaccacaacccccattccccgtccccctgtgccgctgaggggggaggaggttgaagccgggagtgaagttgagcctgggaagatgggaggggtggggggaggtgttttaagatttgattttatttctcattcctctactctgttttgcttggtaataaatcagacgaatttcctctctaagttcagtctgttttgcctgtgacgataattagcgagtgatctctccctgttcttatctcaatccataagcttttcgttatactttttctcccctgtctagtgaacgaggggggtgatagagcggctctggtgggcacctgacccccagccagggtcaacccaccacagcactgTCCAGAAATTTATCCAGATCTGAATGATAGCAAgcataaaaaagtaaatattactatttttctttttttctaagaaactCCATTCTCAGGCCTGTGTCTGCTCCCTGAATATgacagagaagaggagaaagatgaTGGAACATGTGAAGTCTGAtcactttctgctgcttcttaaaagcaaacaaaaaatctccCAAAGGGGAAATTATCACATTAATGTGCACTGCAGAACAGAATGAGTAAGTTCAGTGCCAGTGTAACTTCTACTGGAATTTGTAATTTCTCTAAGACAGGGACAGCCTTGGCTGCACAAACTCTCCCACAAAGTGCAGCACTGTGCCAGGCACTGCCAATGAgtggaggaggaacaggaaagcagaagagatgcTACAGCCTCTTAGAGGCCTCCTCCCACTGCAAGCAATTTAGAAACTAGTACATACTTCATCAAATAACCATCAACCCCTGAAAATGAGAGAGTATATTTCACTTTCAACAGGAAAACAGATTCTAAAGTGTTAcaataaatcatagaatcacagaatggtttgggttggaagggacctcaaagattgtctagttccaacccccctgccatgggcagggacaccctccgctagaccaggttgcccaaagccccatccaacctggccttgaacacttccagggatggggcctccacaacttctccgggcaacctgtttcagtatttcaccaccctcacagtaaagattttctaccttatatctaatctaaatctaccctctttcagcttaaggccattaccccttgtcctgtcactacacgcccttgtaaacagtccctctccagctttcctgtaggaccccttaggtactggaaggctgctgtaaggtctccctggagccttctcttctccaggctgaacaaccccgactctctcagcctgtcctcataggagaggtgatccagccctctgatcagcttcgtggccctcctctggactcgctccaacaggccCATGTCTtgttgtactggggaccccagagctggatgcagtactccaggtggggtctcacaagagtggagcagaggggcagaatcacctcccttgacctgctggtcacacttcttttgatgcagcccaggacacggttggctttctgagctgcaagcgTGTcttgccaggtcatgttgagcttcttgtccactaacactcccaagtccttctcctcagggctgctctcactccattctccacccaggctgtatttgtgcttgggattgcgccgacccacgtgcaggaccttgcacttggccttgttggacTTCATGGGGTTCACAGggacccacctctccagcctgtcaaggtccctctggatggcatccctgccctccagtgtgttgaccacaccacacagcttggtgtcgtcagcaaacttgctgagggtgcgctcgatcccactgtccacgtcatcaacaaagatgttaaacagcatcGGTCCCACTATGTCGGttccctgaggaacgccacttgtcacgGGTCTCCACgtggacattgagccattgaccacaactctttgagtgcaaccatccagccaattccttacccaccgagtggtccatccatcggGCGGCCCGAGAGGACTCCGCCTTAacccggccccgccgcagcccaTGGCGGGCGGTGCTGCCAAGGCCCGGGCCCACCCCCGGTCGCTAGGTGCTTTCTTCCTTAGCAACCGGCGAAGCCCCACCCTTCCCGCGGCTTCCCATTGGCCGGGGAGGCTATATATAGACGTCACGCGGAGGCGGCCTTCCTTTTCGTTCCGCGCCCGGGCAGGTCTCCACACGGCGTTGTCAGCGTGAGTCCGGGCCGCGGGCTCGGGGGCGGTGGTGGTGCGtgcgcccgcccgccccgcggcgCTGACGGCGGGTCTCTGCGCGCCCCTCCGCGGTGCCGGCGGCCGGACCTGACCGAGCCGCGGAGAAGGCCAAGGCCTGCCGGATGCgccgggaggaggaggccggcGCAGCCAAGATGGCGGCTGGGGCTCCTGGCGGACGCGTTGTCCCGGGCCCTcgtggggcagagggaggtgggAGTCCCCGCCTGGCTAAGCCGGGTGTCTGTCCCCGCAGGTTCCCTGTCGTCGCTTCCAAAGGGAAACCCCACAATGTCCGGAGGTCTCGATGTCCTGCAGATGAAGGAGGAGGATGTCCTCAAATTCCTCGCTGCCGGGACCCACCTGGGAGGCACCAACCTTGACTTCCAGATGGAGCAATATATCTACAAAAGGAAAAGCGATGGTAAACCTGTAGGATGGGCGGCCCTGGGTGGGCAGTAGGGTTTTTGCAGGAACAgctgaggaaagcagaaaagtgcTAATGCTTGAGCTCTCTAGCTCTTTCTCTATGGCTTAAAAGATGCAGACGTCTTCAGCAATTGAATCGTGTTACTCAGGGAAGGAGTATGAAATAGGGATTTCAAAACTTGATAAATGCATCATAGCTGGATATGGGCACTTCTGCTAGTTCTTGACTATagtaacaaaatgtttttaatgtctCAATagttatttctgctgcttgtttaCATTGTTCTTCCATCTGAGCTGCACCCTAGTAAAAGACTGAAGCTCATACCAGGCGCTTGTTAATGTTGATAGGTGCTGGAAGTGTGCTACATTAAAACCATATGGGAGGATTTTTCTTGGAATAGCTTTCTACTAACTGGGATTTTTGGAGTAACCGCAGCCATGTGACAAGTTTAATGACAGAAGAGTGCTATACTCTTTTAGGGTCTTGTATTGATTGCTGGTTGCTCTAAAGCCTTTTGTCACCAATAGGTATTTACATCATCAATCTGAAGAGGACCTGGGAAAAGCTCCTCCTGGCAGCCCGTGCCATTGTTGCCATTGAGAACCCAGCTGATGTGAGCGttatttcttccagaaatacTGGACAGGTATGGACATGTGTTGGTCACGAGGCCTGCAGTCTTGGGAGCAGGACTCTCTCGCATGCGTTGTTGCCTGCCAGTGGCAGCTTGATGTTAAAAGGGAGTAACACGAATTTTGGCTCCAGGAACACTTTTTGGGAAGCATGTTTCTTTTGTTGCACTAGCAGCTTAGAAGAGATCGGTTGAAACCCACCTCCCATTTATGTAGTTTCAGGGTGTCTGataacttgtttttcttccatattgTCCTTTGAGTACTTCCTGTTGGGTTTCTGGCATATTAGTCCCCTGGtgcttccccccttccccagtgATTCTCTGAGACATTGGCACTGCTTTTTGGGGATAATAAGCTTCTGATAcaaaagttttcaaagaaacaatttGCTCTGTTATTGAGCAAAGTATAGTAActagtatattttaaatttcgTCTCTAGATTTTTAGCCCAAAAAATCTGTCATAGAAGGAAACACAACCTTTATTTAAAGTCTAATTAGCCACTGAAGTGTATCTGTGAGCTTAGTTTCTTTGGAGTAATGCAAGTGGTGCCACAAACATACAGGAGGATGATGAATGACATGGGGTggatttacaaagaaaaagcttgGGTTCCTATGGACTTGACTTGCACACTGTTAAAGCTTGATGCTGAGGTCAGTTTTTGGCCGATGAGCTCTCAAGTGTCGGAAGTGTGCTACAGTAAACCAGATGGCAGGGTTTTCGCTAACGCCAGGAGAGGAGCTCCCTCTATGAATGGAGTTTGATAGTAGGCCCTGCCACATGCCCAACTGGCTGATGCCTGAGAAGTTGAAAGCTGTTGCAAGTGAGTAAGAACCACCAACTGCAATTTTAATGGATGCAGCTAGAGTTTGTGTGTATTTACTACTGAGCTTTTCCTGTAGTTCCTGAAGTTATGCTTCTGGATAATGAAAGAATGTAGAAATAACAGAAGAATATTGGCTTTGATTTTTTCATAAGCTGCTTGTTTTATCCCCCTTTCCATGATTTGATTATGAGACTTGGAGCAGAGCTTGCAACTAAGTTCAGTCTGTATCCTGACTTCTTGTTTTGCTGGTGAATACAATCTTTTTAACTCCTGGTGTTAGTGCAGCTATTTTTAGAAGCATTCTTATTTTGTCTCATTCTGAATGCAGAGCTGTTGGTGAGCCCTGAATTCTCAGGAACTGAAACAAATAGTTCAATTAAATTTTGTgcgtgtttgctggatgacttGGTTGAAATGCACTTTTCCTGCTTCATTCACCTTTGCCATGGTCCATTTTGCAGCGTGCTGTTCTGAagtttgctgctgctactgGGGCTACTCCTATTGCTGGACGTTTCACCCCTGGTACCTTCACAAATCAGATCCAAGCGGCTTTCCGTGAGCCACGACTCCTGGTTGTTACAGACCCCCGGGCTGATCATCAGCCATTGACAGAGGCGTCTTATGTCAACATCCCCACGATTGCTCTGTGCAACACTGACTCCCCGCTGCGTTATGTGGATATTGCTATTCCCTGCAACAATAAGGTAACGGCTTTGTTGTAGCATTCAAAGCTGCTTCCTCCAGAGTGTGCCCTAGGTTGCAAAATGGATGCTTTCTGCAATGTAGGGTTGACTTGTATCTCACATCTCCCGGGGTGACAAGCTAATTAAGGCCTCTCGCAAGCTAGCAGGccggtggggaggaggagatgagcTGCACACTGTTGGAGCTTGGAGCTGAGGCCAGTTTCTGGCCAAGGAACTCTCAAGCGTAGGATGTGTGCTATAGTAACCAGGCAGGACTTTTCGCTGACGCCATGAGGGTCTTTGTGGCCCATTGAGTGGAGTTTGATAGTCATTCTTGCCACAGTTTATGAATAGGAATGAAAGATAAAGTGAACTGATGAGGAAACTGCTCTGAAACATTACCTTGCCAGAAACCACCTGAAAGGTAAAGTCTAGGGAGGTGGGAAACTATCTTTGTTCTCTATCTAGATGTTGTTGTTCACCAAAACTAACGTGAGCCAAATCTGAACATGCATGTAAGATTTACTCACTTGgtcagattttctgtttcttcattctAGCATATGTGATGAGCATAATTCCTGTCTTTTGGACAAGATTCGTGTGCGGTAGTGAGTGGTATGAAACTCTGTAGCAGAAGTGCTTCAGGCTGTGTTATATACAGCAAATTCAGATGCTGGTGAGGGTGGTGCACTGTGATTTCTGCAAAGACCTGAAAATATGTGACTGGGAACTTGAAAAGTTGCCCGTTCCTGAGTCCAAGTCCATAAGTCTGGGCATTAGCAAGCAATGCCTCTCTTGCCAAGCAAGAACCGTTGATTGAGTACAAATAtgtcttttgcctttttaaagaagaaaggtGTTTTCAAAGGTTTAGCTTTACAGGAAAtccatctttcttctcttccagggAGCCCATTCAGTGGGTCTGATGTGGTGGATGCTGGCTCGCGAGGTCCTACGCATGCGTGGCACCATCTCCCGTGAGCACCCGTGGGAAGTCATGCCTGACTTGTACTTCTACAGGGATCCCGAGGAGGTAGGAGACCTGTGGCAGGCTGTGTGAgatgtcctggctgtgctcctgccCTACGGTCCTGTGTGCCTGCTGTTGAGGATCGGTTTTGCCAATATAGTAATTGCACTTCACACTTAACAGTGGTGGTTAATTAGTCTTGTCTGTTTGTTGGTGCATGTTGTCTGGTATgttacagtgagggtggtgaggtgtTTCTGGGAGACTTAGGCTACGCTCTTCCATTGCAGATTGAAAAGGaggagcaggctgctgctgagaaagcaGTTACAAAGGAGGAGTTCCAGACGGAATGGACGGCCCCAGCTCCAGAATTCACTGCTCCTCCTCAGCCTGAGGTTGCAGATTGGTCTGAGGGAGTGCAGGTCCCGTCTGTGCCCATCCAGCAGTTCCCCACAGGTCAGTTTGGGGGATGTCTGCTGGGGGATGTATGCGTTGTAGCGGGTGAGAAGAGCTGGGGTGCACTAAGTGTTGTTGTCTTTTGTAATTGCAGAGGACTGGAGCGCCCAGCCTGCCACGGAGGACTGGTCAGCAGCTCCCACGGCCCAGGCTACTGAGTGGGTTGGCACTGCCACGGAGTGGTCTTAAACTTCAGCCCCGCTATACTGTGCGAGAAATAAAGACTGGTTTAATACACACTGTGCTTGGTGCTGCTTTTCGACGCTTCTTGGCAGGTGAAGCGCGTGGGTAGTGCGGGGCATGGTCCTTGGCCAAGGGTATGAGGGTCTGTAAGCTGCTGTTTCACCCTCTTCGGCGGAGTTGGGGGTGgcggcccctgccctgcccgcggcGGTGTGCCGGGCTGCCCTCCCCGGCGGGCTACAGCACTGGTGCCCGGGGTGGGGCTCCCATTTCCCGCCTTCCCTGGCTCCGCGCCCCCTGGTGACGTGGCAGCTCCCTGTTGGCCAGCGAGAGGCCAACCATAGGGCGGCGGTGCGTGTGCCGTCCGGAGGCGAGGGCGGACGTCACCGGGTGACGTCCGGGGCGGGGCTGGTTTT comes from Grus americana isolate bGruAme1 chromosome 2, bGruAme1.mat, whole genome shotgun sequence and encodes:
- the RPSA gene encoding 40S ribosomal protein SA; this translates as MSGGLDVLQMKEEDVLKFLAAGTHLGGTNLDFQMEQYIYKRKSDGIYIINLKRTWEKLLLAARAIVAIENPADVSVISSRNTGQRAVLKFAAATGATPIAGRFTPGTFTNQIQAAFREPRLLVVTDPRADHQPLTEASYVNIPTIALCNTDSPLRYVDIAIPCNNKGAHSVGLMWWMLAREVLRMRGTISREHPWEVMPDLYFYRDPEEIEKEEQAAAEKAVTKEEFQTEWTAPAPEFTAPPQPEVADWSEGVQVPSVPIQQFPTEDWSAQPATEDWSAAPTAQATEWVGTATEWS